Below is a window of Haloterrigena alkaliphila DNA.
CAGTTCCGCGAGTTCTTCGAGGTTCGTGTGGACCTGTCGGACGTCCCGATCGACGAGCCGTGCGGTCTCTCGAATGCTTTCGGGTTCGTGCTGGGCGATCGTCCGAAGCAATTCGAGGTTCTTCGGGCGCGTAACGCGGTGAATATCGTCGGGATCGTCGAAAACGACCTCGAAGTGTGGTGCGGGCGTCTCGCCCCGATCGAGTGCTCGAAGGGCGTCTCTGAGTCCGTCCTCGTCACCGCGCTGAAAGCGGACGTACATCGTTCGCTCGCCGTCGGTCGGGTTACCAGTGTTCTCCATGATTTCGAACCTCCGCTTTGAATCGGTCGAAGAGCGCTTCGATTCCCTCGACCTCGACGTCTTGGACCGTTTCGTCTGCCAGATGCTTGTGGTGGGGAGCAGCGTCCGGGTGGTCCGGAAAGTTGTCGTATCGGACGATCGTCTCTCCGTCCGTCGTCCCGTACTGCATCGAGTACTTCAACCCGTCGGGATACCGATCGGACTCCGGAACAGCCCACGCTCGAACCTCGGCATACGTCTCGCCGAAGTCCTTCGTGACGCTGATCAGTGGGGCGGCTTCCTCGTCGTTCCCACCCATCGACCGTTGTTATCACCTCCAACAGAATAACTGTTGTGGGTAGGGACAACAGCCGGCGGATCGTCGCAACTGCCAGGGTACAACGTGACTGGACTCGAGTCTACGGCGCCGGCGCCTCGCCGTCGTAGGCGTCGTGGTCGCCGTAGAAGTTGAGCATCGCGAACTTCAGCTTCTCGGGGGCGAGATCGATCAGTTCCTCGCGCTCTTCGTGGGGGAAGGTGCCGTTGACGCTGTAGCGGCCGAGATCCGACTTCGCGGAGCGCGAGTAGCGACTGTCGAGCAGCGCGCGGACGCCGACGTCCTCGGGAGAGCGGAGCACGCGGCCCAGCGCCTGTCTGGTCTTCCGAACGGTGGGAATCTCGACCGCGTAGCGCCAGCCCGTCTCGGTCCCCTCGAAGGCCGCGTCGTAGGCCTCCTGGACCGCCTCGGCGCGGTCGTCCAGGTGGGGGTAGGGGACGCCGACGACCAGCACCGTGTGGGCGTCGTCGCCGTCGAAACTGACGCCTTCCGCCAGCGTGCCCCAGAGGGAGGTACAGAGCACGGCGCCGTCGGCCGCGACGAACTCCTGGCGAATCTCCTCGACGGACGTTCCCGGTTCGTCCAGATAGACCGTCTTCTCGATGAGCCCCTCGAGTCGGTCGGCGTACCGCCCGGCCTCGCCGTAGTTGGGGAAGAAGGCGAGCGTGTTCCCCGGCGTCATCCGGACGGCGTCGCGTATGGTGTCGGTGACCCGTTCTTGCACCGCGGGGTCGTCGCGATCCGACGCGAACAGCGGCGGCGTCTCCACGGCGTAGGTGCGGCGCTTCTCCTCGGGGAACTGGAGCCCGTAGGCCATCGTGACGGGGTCCTCGAGCCCCAGCACGTTCTCGGTGACCTCGAAGGGCTGGAGCGTCGCGCTCATCAGCACCGTCGCGTACACCTCCTCGAACAGTCGGCCCGTCACCTGTCGCGGGAGACAGGAGTACAGTTCCGCGCGGCCGTAGATTTCGTCCGTGCCGGCGTCGCGGGTCACGGTGACGACCGGGTACAGCCCCTCCGCGGAGCCCTCGTTCATCCAGGCGCTGACGAACGCCGCGGCCTGCAGGGTCTGACACTCCGTGCGCGTCGCGGTCTCGCCCTCCCGATACGCTTCCTCGTACTGCTCGTCTAGCTCCTGGCCGAGTTTCATCGCGGCCTCGAGGTCGTCCTCGATCCCCCGCCCGGAGTAGCGCTGGAGAAACTCGAGCGTGAGGTCGTCCTTCCGGCCCTCGTTGGCGATGGAGACGTCCTCCCAGTTCTCGCCGATGCGCTCGCGCTCGCCGAAGCCGAAGGAGTCCTCGTAGGTCTCGACCAGCGCGCGGTGGAACGCCGAGAGCACGTTCGCGGCGTCCTCCGAGCGGGGGTCGTCGGTGTCGGCCAATTCGTCTAGCGCAGAGTCGAACGTCCGCTCGGAACAGGTTCGCGTCGCGTGCTCGCGGGCGGCGTCCTCGACGTTGTGGGCCTCGTCGAAGACGGCGATCACGTCCTCCGGGTCGCGGCCGAGCCAGCGGAAGAACTGCTCTCGAATGGTGGAGTCGAGCAGGTGGTGGTAGTTGCAGACGACCAGATCGACCCCCTCGATCCCCTCCTTCAGGAGTTCGTAGCCGCAGAATTGCTGATTCTCGGCGTGCTCGTAGATCTCGTCGGGGGTGCGGACGTCCTCGAAGAGCCACGCGAAGAAGTCGTCCGTGTCTTCGGTCAGGTTGTTCCGGTAGTAGTCGCAAACGTTCTGCTCCTCGAGATCGTCCAGTCGCTCCTCGATAGACTCGAGTTCGTCCATCACCGCCGAGCGGGCGTCGGCCGCGCCGCCGTCGCCCTCCTGGCTCTCGGCGAGGAGTTCGCGCTGGCGGCGCTCGAGTTGCCGTTTGTCGCGTTCGGCGTCGACGACGGCGCGGGTGTTGTCCCGCAGGGCCTGACACTCCTCGTAGCCGACGTCGATGTGGCACATCGACGACTTTCCTTTGAACACGATCGCGCGAATGTCCTCTTCGCGGGTGATCGCGCGGGCTTCGGCGACGAACTGGCGCATCTGCTGGTGGACGTTGGTCGTGATGACGACCGTCTTGTCGTGCTCGCGGGCCACGTCGAGGGCCGGCACGAGCGACGAGAGGGTCTTGCCGGTCCCGCAGGCCCCCTCGAAGAGGACGTTCTGTCCCCGGTGGAGGGAGTTGTGGATGCGGTCCATCGCCTCGCGCTGGTTCTCGTACGGCTGGTCGTACGGGAAAAAGCGCATGTACCCGGCAGTCTCGGACACGCTAGACGATCAGTTCCCGATACGATAAAAGCGTTCGTCTCGATTCGCCGTCGACTCCGCGTCGCCACCTGTTCTGTCACCGGAACGGGCGCCGGACCGGACGAGGGGGGTCGGCCGTCGGCGGCTTCTCACGAGTAGCCGCCCCGACCCGCCGCCCCGCCTCGGTCATCACCGGCCGGCTATCGCGCGGTACAGCGACAACCGTGTCGCGTCCCTCGCCTCAACCATGGCCATCCCCGGGTACGATTCGAGCAACGTCGCGGAGTACACACTCGAGCACGTCGGCGCCCGCGTCGCCGTCGTCGCGGGCGTCGTCCCCGACGCGTTCGGCCTCGCGAAGAGCGGGGACGACCCGCCGGTCGACGCCCTCGGCGACCCCGTCGAACTGACGGCCGTCGAGGAACTGAAGGCCGTCGAGGCCGTCGAGATTACGCTCGTCTACGACCCCGGGAAGCTCCCGCCGGGCGCGAGTCCGACCGACGTGGCCGTCGCCGTGGAGACGGACGACGGATGGGAGCCGCTCGAGTCGACGGTCGATCTCGAGGAGACGACGGTGACGGCACTCCTGAACGACCGGCCGCCGGGGCCGACGGTGGTGGCGGGGTACGACGACCGTTCCGGCGAGGCGACCGATTAACGGGTCGCATCCTGTACTTCCGGCTCGATGTAGATCCGCTGGAGTTGGTCGTCGTGCTCCGTCAACGCGCGCTCGAGTTCCGTGATGCGCTCGTTGATCTCCTCGGCGTCGAGAACCGGATCGAACGCGATGTCGGCCGTGAGGAGCAGTTCCTCGGCACCGAAGTAGACGGTTCGGAGGTCGACGAGTTCGGTGACGCCCTCCCAGTCGGCGATGATCCGTCTGAGTTCGTCCTCGTCTTCCTTCGCGAGACTCTCGCCGAGGATGAGTCGCTTGTTCTCCACGGCGAGCGCGACGGCGAACCCCATGAGCATGATCCCGATGACGAGGGCGGAGCCGGCGTCGTAGACGGGATTTCCGGTGGTTCGGGTGAGGTAGACGCCGAAGAGGGCGATTCCGGCGCCCGCCAGCGCGATGGTGTCCTCGGTGAGCGCGGTCAGGGTCGTCACGTCGCTAGTCTTGCTGAACGCCTCGCGGAGGCTCGTCCAGCCGTGGTCGTCCATCTGGCGGCTGATTCCCTGATAGGCCTTCCAGAGCGCGTAGGACTCGAAGGCGATCGCCCCGAGCAACACCGCGTAGTTGACGTAGACCGGATCGAACGTCGCCCCGAGCAGCGTGACGTCCTCGCTGGCGCGGTGGACGCCGCCCTCTCTCAACGCGCTCACGCCGTGACGGGCGCTCTCCCAGCCGGCGATGCCGAACAGCATGACGCTGACGAGGAGGCTGTAGAAGAACTGCGCCTTCCCGTGGCCGAACGGGTGGCTCCGGGTGGCCTCCTGGGCGCCGTACTTGATCCCGACGAGCAGGAATACCTGGTTGCCCGTATCCGAGACCGAGTGGTACGTCTCCGACAGCATCGCGGGACTACCCGTGAGCAGATATCCACCGAACTTCATGATCGCGATCGCGCCGTTCGCGAACAGTGCGGCGAGGACGACGGAGGTGCTACTGGCCATCACCGGGGACTACGGAGGGTCGATCCTAAAATGTAAGGCGCTCTAGAGCCGGTTTCTTCCGTCTCGAGCGATCTGGACGACTCTCGAACGATCCGGACGCCGGCGCGACCGCATCCGAAAGGGACCTGTCACCGACGGTCGAAGGGCGGCCATGATCGCCATCTTCTCGGACACGCACAGCAGCGACGGCCACGAACTCGAGGGCGAGGCCCTGACCGCGGCCCGCGAGGCCGACGTCGTGATTCACGCCGGCGATTTCACGAGCGAGGCGGCCCTCGAGGCCTTCCAAGCCGAGTGCGGCCCGCTCTACGCCGTCCACGGCAACGCCGATAGCGCCGCCGTCCGGGAGCGCCTGCCGACGGCCCGCGTCGTCGAGGCCGGCGGCCTCCGGTTCGCCGTCACCCACCGCCGGGACGGCGGCGAGACGGGGCTGGCGATGTTCGGCCGCTCGCGGGACGCCGACGTCGTCGTCTTCGGCCACAGCCACCGGCCAACGGCCGTCGAGACCGAGGACGTTCTCCTGTTGAACCCCGGGAGCCACGCCGACCCGCGTGGAAACCGGCCGGGCTTCGCCGTGCTCGAGGCGCGCGCGGACGACGCGGGCGGCGGACTCGAGGGCGAGATTCGCGATCCGGACGGAACGCTCCTCGAGACGTTCGAACTCCCTGGGGCAGGAGCGGACGCGTAGCGATTTCCCGTCGTCGTGTTGAACTTTATACGGGAACGGGAACGAACGCAGCCGTATGAACGATCCCGATTGGAAACTGGATCGGCGCGAGGGGGTGACGTTCGTCTCGGCGATCGTCACGAACACGCAAACGACGCCGCAACGGACCCGCCTCGAGAGCCGACTCGAGGGGCCGACGTGGCCGCCGCGACGCGACGGGGCCACGCGCCCCGAGTGGAAGGACCACTGCTGGGAGGGGACCGTCGAACCGGGGCGCAGTCGAGGGATCGGCTTCGCCAGCCCCGCGCCGCCGGTGGAGCCGCCGGTCGAAATCGTCGCGGCGGAGCGTGCGACCGACGAGCCGACCCGATCGACCGACGACGTGATCGCCGGGTTGGACGGGTGGGCGCCACCAACCGACGTCCTCACGCGAGGGCCATGATCGTCGCCGTCAGCGGCGGCAAGGGCGGCGTCGGCAAATCGACCGTCTCGGTAAACCTCGGGCGAGAACTCGACGCCGTCGTCGTCGACGCGGATCTGGCGACTGCGGACCTCCCGCGCGGAATCGGGCCGGACCTCCACGACGTCCTCGCGAACCGTGCCGATCCGCTCGAGGCCGTCGAATCGATCGGCCCGGTCAGGTTCCTTCCCTGCGGCCGGACCCTCGCCGGCGCCCGCGCAGCGGATCTGGACCGATTTCCGCGGGTCGTCGAGCGACTCGAACGGGAGGCGGGCCGCGTCGTGATCGACTGTCCGGCGGGGCTGGCGCGTGACGTCGGCGTGCAACTCGAGACCGCCGACGTCGCGGTCCTGGTCACCGTCCCCTCCGAGGCGGCGATCGTCGACGCGCTCCGGACCCGACAGGTCGCGCTCGATCTCGAGACGCCGATCGCGTCGATCGTCCTCAATCGGGCGACGGTCGACGAGACTGACGTCCTCGCGAACCGCGTCGAACGGACGTTCGGCGCACCGACGGCGGTGATTGAGGAGTTGCCGACCGTTGACGATGCGATGGAACGGGGGCGTCCGGTCCGAGATGTTCACCCCGAGTGTCCGGCGATCGATGCGTTCGACGCCGTCGCAGAGTCGGTCGACCGCTACGCGACGCGACTCGCCGACGGACCCACCGTTCTCTGACTGAACGACGCCCGCGAGATCGGCGACCGCCGCCTGCGTGACGTCGACGCCGTGATCGGAGGCCACCCGAATGCGACAGGCGGCTGCGACACCGCTCGGATTCTTTCCGCCGACGCGACCGCTCTCCAGCAACCACGTCGCATACTCTCACGTCCGACTCTCGATGTCTGCCTCGAGGCCGTGATCGACACTCGAGGCGAGCGGCCTCAGAGAGCCATCTCGACGAGCCCGACCGTGAGCGCGTACAGGACCATCGAAGAGACCAGCGCGCGGCCGACGTGATAGCCGAAGAGGGCCCGATCGACGCCGTGTCGGAGGGCGATCGAGAGCGGGATCAGGATACAACACAGCGCGATCAGGTAGACTCCGACGACGACGGCCAGCGATTCGGCCGGGAAGGCGGCGGGATCGAACTCCGTCCCGGCACCCAGGTTCTCGCTGGACATCATCGCGGCCATCGCGATCGTCGCGCCGGCGACCAGCGGCCCGAAGTACGCCGCCGTGTTGTCGAGCGTTCCGGTCACCTGCTTCAGGCTCCGCTTGGTCCTGGCTTCGACCTCCTCGAGCTCCTCCAGGTGGTCGGCCATCGAGACGATCGCCCGGCCGGCGGGTTTCCCCTCGTCGGCGGCGATCGCCAGCAGCGCGGCCGTCCCGCGGGCTCGCGGACTGGGAACGTCCCGGAGCGCTCCGTACTCGCCGAGAAACGCCGCCTCGACGCCGGCGTGAAGGCGGCGCTGTACGCCGGCAGCGTGTTCGAACACCGCGCCGGTCTCGGCGGGAACCCGCTCGGCCGCGAGTGCGATCGCCGACTCGACGGACTCGCCTTCCGCGACCTGTCGGCCGACGATGTAGAGGGCGTCCGTGAGGTGTTCCTCCACGTTCCGGACGTCGTTGCGGACCTCGAGGATCGGACCGAAGACGGCCAGCAGCGCGGCGCCGAGGGCGAGACCGATCGCCACGATCGGGGCCAGATGGGCGAGCCCGACGGCGGTCGTGATCGCGTACCCGGCCACCCCCGCGAGGATTCCCCACAGGCCGCGCAGCCAGAGACGATCCGGAACGTTGGGGTGGTCGCGACCGACCGTCGGCGGCGGGAACGCGACCGGACGGCGGACGAGCAGCCAGAGGCTCGCCGCGACGAGAATCCCCGGGAGCACGACGTTGTACAGCAGGACGAAGATCCAGATGTTGATCGAGACGTCGGCGAGCATCGGCACGGCGGGGACGAGCGCGATCAGCGCCAGCGGGATCATGATCCCGAAGGCGAACAGGGCCGTCGTCGGTCCGCGAATGGCGGCGGTGAAATCGGCCATCTGGTTTCGCGTTCCGTTGAGGACCGCCGAGAGCGACCGATCGAGCGTTCGCACGCGCTCGCCCTCCGGCGCGTCCTGAGCGGACGCGAGCAGGTGTGCGGACCGTCGCAGCGCGGGGAACCACTCGGCCCACTCCGCGGTGAACGATAGCAGCCCCGTGTCCGAGGTCCCGATCGACCGGTCGATGTGGGCCTCGAGACTGTCCGAGAGCGGCCCCTCGCCGGTGTCGGCGGCGAACCGCACCGCGCTCTCGAGAGCCGGCTGGACCTGCATCCGCAGGACCGCGCGCCCGATGAGGTTCGGCGTGTCGCCGAGGGCCTCCGTGCGGCGAAACGCCGCCTGCAGGTGGGGCAGCGAGTGCACGCCGTGGATCGCCGCCACGGGGATCACGAGCACGAAGAACAGAACGAACGTGATCGGTGCCGGCGTGAGCAACAGCGGCAGCGGCAGGAGGGCGCCGACGATGCCGGCGCCGTAGCCCGCACGGACGATCGTCTCGTCGTCGTGTGGCGATTCGATGAACGAGAGCGAGTCGACGAGTTCGTCGCTCCCGTCGACGTCGTAGGGGTACAGTGCGGCCAGATAGCCGATGAACTCCGTTAACAGCGCCATCGATCGATCACTCCTGCCCCCGATCCGCGTAGACCGCGGCGACCTCGGGTGGATTCGTTCGCCCGTCGGCTGCGAGCCTCGAGAGGAGTTCCGTCCGGTCCGCGATAGCCCGACGGACCGTCGCGTACTCCTCGGTCGACCTGGTGAGCCGATCGACGAGGTGGCTCTCGCCGCGGTCGATCCGGCCGGTCGGTGCGGCCTGCTCGCCGTCGAGTTCGTACAACGGTTCGAACCAGATGTCGTCGCCCTTGGCGATCACCTCCTCGATCCGGGCGACCCGCCGCTTCCGGCCGTTCGGCGTGCGGTAGGACTCGACGGTCACGACGAGGTCGGTCGCCCCGAACGAGGACGGTTCGACATCGAGGTCCGAGACGACCCGTTCGTAGATCTCGTCGGCGCCGTCGCCGTGGATCGTTCCGAGGACGGCGTTCGCGTTCGCGCCGACCCGCATCGCCTCGTAGAGGACCCGCGCTTCTTCCCCCCGAATTTCACCGAGGACGAGCGCTCCGTCTCCGAGCCGGAGCGCGGTCCGAAGGGCCGCTTCGGGGGTGATCTCCGGCCCGTCGCCGGTACCGGTCCGGAGCGCCTGAACGTCCCGATCGACGGCCTGTAGCGGCTCGACCGGGAGTTCCGGCGTGTCCTCGATCAGTACGGTTCGGGTTTCCGGCGGTAGTTCGTACAGCAACGTCCCCAGCAGCGTCGTCTTCCCCGATCCACGCGTCCCGGCGATCAGCGTCGCCGCGTTGCGTTCGATGGCGACGGAGAGAAACGCCGCGACCTCCGCGCTCATGGTGTCGTTGGCGACCAGACCGGGCAGCGTGAACCGATCGTCCGCTTCTTCGCGGAACGCGAACGCGACCCCCTCCGCGACGGGATCGGTGACGCCGGCGACGCGGACGCCGGTCCCGTTCTCGAGGGCCGCCGTCGCGTCGACCGTCGGGTTCGCCCGCGAGAACGCCCGCCCGCTCGTCCGGCGGACGCGAGACGCCAGCGCCTGCGCCCCGTCCGGCGTCAGGTGGATGTTCGTCGTCATCGACTCGCCGTCGACGACGATCCGGATCGGGTTCTTCGAGACCGGCGAGGTGACGTAGACGTCGGTCACCCGCGGATCCGCGAAGAGGTCCTCGAGGACGCCGTATCCGTTCGTATGCTTCGACAGCACCCGCGTCAGGAGCGGATCCGCCGGTTCGTCCGTCGCGTACTCGATCGCCCGGGAGGCCGCGCGATCCCCCTCGACGATCCCCTCCGCGATAGCCTCGTACCCCTCGACGAGGTGGTTCCGCTCCGGCTCCGAGAGCGTCCCGTCCACCACGTCGAGCGCGTACAGAGCGACGCCGTCCTCGCGCGAGTAGATTCGCGCTTCGCTGCCGGTCTCGAGGGTTTCGACGTCTCGGAGCCGCGCATCGTCGTCGATCCGTCGGTCCACGAAGTAGTGGCCGATCGTGAGGCCGACGGTCGACGTCAGCGCCGATCCGTAGCGGTCGATGTCAGCCGCGGCCTCGAGGAGCCCGGCGTCGACGGCGACGTCGGCGACCGGTCCGATCTGGCGCTCCAGTTCCGTGGCGACCTCGAGGGGATTTTCCGCGGCGGCCGCGGCCAACTCCTCGTCTCGATCGCCGAGCAGTCCGACGAACCGGCCGGCCGCGCCGAGCAGTTCGACGCCCAGTCGCTCGTACCGTCTCTCGATCCCGTTCGATCGCGTGACGATCGCCGACGCGTCGCGTTCGGTGAGCGCCTCGACGACGGTTCGCCGACAGGCCGCTACCGTCTCGAGGTCGCCGTCACAGTCGCTCGCGTCGACGACGAGGTGATCCTCGTCGAAGGACACGCGGCACGCACACGGCGCCTTCGTCTGGTCTCCCCCGAGGAGCGATCCGAGACCGAGTTCGTCGAGAACTGATCGAAACGCGCTCGCGACCCCGTCCTGAGACATGGCGACACTGGCCGCCCCTTCTGATTTAAATTCACACATGTCGGGCGACGATCACCGGCTCCCCGTCGTCGTCTTCCAGAAGGACGAGCGCGAGCCGCTGGGTCCCGGTCCCGCCGATTTCCGTCGTCTCGTTCGTCGCGGGATCGTTCCAGACGATTTTCTCATCGATCACGTCCTCCCGGGTCGTGCCGTCCTCGAGCACGTATCGGGCGTGCGTATGGCTCCCGTTCTCGTAGGGAACCAGTTCGAAGTGGTCGACGGGTGTGGTCGTCAGCGACTCCTTCGGGAGCGTCACCTCGACGACGCGCTGGGGATCGGGATGCCCCTCGGGCGTCACCTCCTCGTGTTCGATCAGCGACGTCGCGGCGTCGTCGATGGCCGCGAGGCTCGCGTCCACCTGTCGCTGGCTGTTCATCGATGCGCCCGTGTCGATGGCGGGGATCGAAATCACCAGCAGCGCGAGCGCCAGCAGCGCTGCGAGGACGTATCGGATCACGGGAGTCGGTCGCGAAGCGAT
It encodes the following:
- a CDS encoding transcriptional regulator — translated: MENTGNPTDGERTMYVRFQRGDEDGLRDALRALDRGETPAPHFEVVFDDPDDIHRVTRPKNLELLRTIAQHEPESIRETARLVDRDVRQVHTNLEELAELHLIELERDGQRKRPTVWYETIEVDLPLSTPDASRDEANA
- a CDS encoding toxin-antitoxin system TumE family protein — encoded protein: MGGNDEEAAPLISVTKDFGETYAEVRAWAVPESDRYPDGLKYSMQYGTTDGETIVRYDNFPDHPDAAPHHKHLADETVQDVEVEGIEALFDRFKAEVRNHGEHW
- a CDS encoding ATP-dependent DNA helicase; this encodes MSETAGYMRFFPYDQPYENQREAMDRIHNSLHRGQNVLFEGACGTGKTLSSLVPALDVAREHDKTVVITTNVHQQMRQFVAEARAITREEDIRAIVFKGKSSMCHIDVGYEECQALRDNTRAVVDAERDKRQLERRQRELLAESQEGDGGAADARSAVMDELESIEERLDDLEEQNVCDYYRNNLTEDTDDFFAWLFEDVRTPDEIYEHAENQQFCGYELLKEGIEGVDLVVCNYHHLLDSTIREQFFRWLGRDPEDVIAVFDEAHNVEDAAREHATRTCSERTFDSALDELADTDDPRSEDAANVLSAFHRALVETYEDSFGFGERERIGENWEDVSIANEGRKDDLTLEFLQRYSGRGIEDDLEAAMKLGQELDEQYEEAYREGETATRTECQTLQAAAFVSAWMNEGSAEGLYPVVTVTRDAGTDEIYGRAELYSCLPRQVTGRLFEEVYATVLMSATLQPFEVTENVLGLEDPVTMAYGLQFPEEKRRTYAVETPPLFASDRDDPAVQERVTDTIRDAVRMTPGNTLAFFPNYGEAGRYADRLEGLIEKTVYLDEPGTSVEEIRQEFVAADGAVLCTSLWGTLAEGVSFDGDDAHTVLVVGVPYPHLDDRAEAVQEAYDAAFEGTETGWRYAVEIPTVRKTRQALGRVLRSPEDVGVRALLDSRYSRSAKSDLGRYSVNGTFPHEEREELIDLAPEKLKFAMLNFYGDHDAYDGEAPAP
- a CDS encoding cation diffusion facilitator family transporter; protein product: MASSTSVVLAALFANGAIAIMKFGGYLLTGSPAMLSETYHSVSDTGNQVFLLVGIKYGAQEATRSHPFGHGKAQFFYSLLVSVMLFGIAGWESARHGVSALREGGVHRASEDVTLLGATFDPVYVNYAVLLGAIAFESYALWKAYQGISRQMDDHGWTSLREAFSKTSDVTTLTALTEDTIALAGAGIALFGVYLTRTTGNPVYDAGSALVIGIMLMGFAVALAVENKRLILGESLAKEDEDELRRIIADWEGVTELVDLRTVYFGAEELLLTADIAFDPVLDAEEINERITELERALTEHDDQLQRIYIEPEVQDATR
- a CDS encoding metallophosphoesterase → MIAIFSDTHSSDGHELEGEALTAAREADVVIHAGDFTSEAALEAFQAECGPLYAVHGNADSAAVRERLPTARVVEAGGLRFAVTHRRDGGETGLAMFGRSRDADVVVFGHSHRPTAVETEDVLLLNPGSHADPRGNRPGFAVLEARADDAGGGLEGEIRDPDGTLLETFELPGAGADA
- a CDS encoding P-loop NTPase; its protein translation is MIVAVSGGKGGVGKSTVSVNLGRELDAVVVDADLATADLPRGIGPDLHDVLANRADPLEAVESIGPVRFLPCGRTLAGARAADLDRFPRVVERLEREAGRVVIDCPAGLARDVGVQLETADVAVLVTVPSEAAIVDALRTRQVALDLETPIASIVLNRATVDETDVLANRVERTFGAPTAVIEELPTVDDAMERGRPVRDVHPECPAIDAFDAVAESVDRYATRLADGPTVL
- a CDS encoding secretion system protein translates to MALLTEFIGYLAALYPYDVDGSDELVDSLSFIESPHDDETIVRAGYGAGIVGALLPLPLLLTPAPITFVLFFVLVIPVAAIHGVHSLPHLQAAFRRTEALGDTPNLIGRAVLRMQVQPALESAVRFAADTGEGPLSDSLEAHIDRSIGTSDTGLLSFTAEWAEWFPALRRSAHLLASAQDAPEGERVRTLDRSLSAVLNGTRNQMADFTAAIRGPTTALFAFGIMIPLALIALVPAVPMLADVSINIWIFVLLYNVVLPGILVAASLWLLVRRPVAFPPPTVGRDHPNVPDRLWLRGLWGILAGVAGYAITTAVGLAHLAPIVAIGLALGAALLAVFGPILEVRNDVRNVEEHLTDALYIVGRQVAEGESVESAIALAAERVPAETGAVFEHAAGVQRRLHAGVEAAFLGEYGALRDVPSPRARGTAALLAIAADEGKPAGRAIVSMADHLEELEEVEARTKRSLKQVTGTLDNTAAYFGPLVAGATIAMAAMMSSENLGAGTEFDPAAFPAESLAVVVGVYLIALCCILIPLSIALRHGVDRALFGYHVGRALVSSMVLYALTVGLVEMAL
- a CDS encoding type II/IV secretion system ATPase subunit, whose amino-acid sequence is MSQDGVASAFRSVLDELGLGSLLGGDQTKAPCACRVSFDEDHLVVDASDCDGDLETVAACRRTVVEALTERDASAIVTRSNGIERRYERLGVELLGAAGRFVGLLGDRDEELAAAAAENPLEVATELERQIGPVADVAVDAGLLEAAADIDRYGSALTSTVGLTIGHYFVDRRIDDDARLRDVETLETGSEARIYSREDGVALYALDVVDGTLSEPERNHLVEGYEAIAEGIVEGDRAASRAIEYATDEPADPLLTRVLSKHTNGYGVLEDLFADPRVTDVYVTSPVSKNPIRIVVDGESMTTNIHLTPDGAQALASRVRRTSGRAFSRANPTVDATAALENGTGVRVAGVTDPVAEGVAFAFREEADDRFTLPGLVANDTMSAEVAAFLSVAIERNAATLIAGTRGSGKTTLLGTLLYELPPETRTVLIEDTPELPVEPLQAVDRDVQALRTGTGDGPEITPEAALRTALRLGDGALVLGEIRGEEARVLYEAMRVGANANAVLGTIHGDGADEIYERVVSDLDVEPSSFGATDLVVTVESYRTPNGRKRRVARIEEVIAKGDDIWFEPLYELDGEQAAPTGRIDRGESHLVDRLTRSTEEYATVRRAIADRTELLSRLAADGRTNPPEVAAVYADRGQE
- a CDS encoding DUF7311 family protein translates to MIRYVLAALLALALLVISIPAIDTGASMNSQRQVDASLAAIDDAATSLIEHEEVTPEGHPDPQRVVEVTLPKESLTTTPVDHFELVPYENGSHTHARYVLEDGTTREDVIDEKIVWNDPATNETTEIGGTGTQRLALVLLEDDDGEPVIVARHV